Proteins encoded within one genomic window of Brienomyrus brachyistius isolate T26 chromosome 22, BBRACH_0.4, whole genome shotgun sequence:
- the LOC125718069 gene encoding myocardin-related transcription factor A-like isoform X5, which translates to MLDTNPLLRIDPAPLGVPRPIRDGPEKRAIRLDYERHACQSLREVLQLKLQQRRTREELVSQGIMPPLKSPAAFHEQRRSLERARTEDYLKRKIRSRPERSELVRMHILKESSAEPSLQARQLQLKRARLADDLNDKIAQRPGPMELIHKNILPVHSSVKQALLDFPKGATESSSFDDDSSDGFSPSQLGSQDSPLGSGSQPSPPDTLSLGVGDPSPTQAPLPAQPPPAPPVPPLQQKLTNGTATPPASRPSPLPVKAQGKTGSDRAAQRSKKPKDSKPKVKKLKYHQYIPPDQKVEREPPPQLDSSYAKILQQQQLFLQLQIISQQQQHYNYHTILPAPPKPPAEQQSASTSGPSPSRGGPTPALTTSSGPLRQAHPTVVLPKLGPLPPNLDDFKVAELKQELKIRGLPVSGTKNDLLERLRSFQEQNGGPAPSGGTTGVGAPKCSLPQQLSQPVGPSPILGGATVLHQSGGGGVVVAAAFPFVAAIAGGGAAPVPPPPIMKFGSTSSSPPESPAPSDRSLAGMSPDETSSNGDTFGDTVSSPLTQLNLHSSPLPPTVIKDEAPAMCRFSRCPHTLDKDQMLQEKDKQIEELTRMLQQKQRLVETLRSQLEQGKQVGAELQEVRVKQEPDEGVGETTCCAYDSYVPDLSEDDTIQVTIKEEVEDDLDDMLPQADLQLGSFDQPVVLPLTQQPMETQQSKVPQMLQPMEPQAQRSVGLQQRQAPQTHRPVEIPRRQAAQAQQPMEIQQRQTTQMRQPVELEHQRQQWQQAPQGRLVQDRPASAAHKKKKKKKRRPLEVEVQQVLPVFGSQQPAVSMPAPSISLGILKSRPPPTLLNNSNSNHFLVALGSRGKDGQEGALSQSKGPGNVSLQRVQSTPTKPSSQSPPATDSNAQSKSQFQPGLNHQLVKKGLKVELQVSTNQRQESNSSLSAPPNLQPFFLGNEPAPSDDPAPSDEPAPSPPSHMVGMSSGLDGHALFGPLSPAFKKQSPTPPLHDKENNSSEQMANFFDILIESGEIPASFKDPGLSCLDSRTLPPSPSHSPLHFSAPVPLEPPVSQHPLEGEPQAPVSAEQEVAGTGSGRLEDFLESTTGKPLLGVEPGGPVTLIDDLHSQMLSTSSILDHPPSPMDTCELSFTPHFGEPGLDGMDWLDITMGVGASGLSGVPPLGSHSPPSVFSADFFDSTDLQLNWDTCL; encoded by the exons ATGCTGGACACCAACCCCCTGCTTCGCATTGACCCCGCCCCATTGGGAGTGCCACGGCCAATCAGAGACGGCCCTGAGAAGCGGGCCATCCGATTGGATTATGAGAGACATGCCTGTCAGAGTCTCAGGGAAG TCCTTCAGCTGAAGCTTCAGCAGCGACGGACTCGTGAAGAGCTGGTCAGCCAAGGGATTATGCCAC ccctaaaGAGTCCGGCTGCCTTTCACGAGCAGAGGAGGAGCCTGGAGAGAGCACGG actgaaGACTACCTGAAGAGGAAGATCCGGAGTAGACCTGAGCGATCAGAGCTGGTGAGGATGCACATCTTGAAAG AGTCGTCGGCTGAGCCCTCCCTGCAGGCCCGTCAGCTGCAGCTAAAGAGGGCGCGGCTCGCGGACGACCTCAACGACAAGATCGCACAGAGGCCTGGGCCCATGGAGCTAATCCACAAGAATATCCTGCCCGTGCACAGCAGTGTCAAGCAGGCCCTGCTCG ACTTCCCGAAGGGGGCGACGGAGAGCTCATCATTTGACGACGACAGCAGTGACGGCTTCTCGCCAAGCCAGCTGGGCAGCCAGGACTCGCCTCTGGGCTCTGGTTCCCAGCCCTCACCCCCGGACACGCTGAGCCTCGGGGTTGGTGACCCCTCCCCCACGCAG GCCCCACTCCCTGCCCAGCCTCCTCCTGCCCCACCGGTGCCCCCATTGCAGCAGAAGCTGACAAATGGAACTGCAACTCCCCCAGCCTCCCGGCCTTCACCCCTGCCAGTCAAG GCCCAGGGGAAAACCGGATCTGACCGGGCCGCTCAGCGCTCTAAGAAACCCAAGGACAGCAAGCCCAAAGTGAAGAAGCTGAAATACCACCAGTACATCCCCCCCGACCAGAAGGTGGAACGCGAGCCACCCCCCCAGCTGGACTCCTCCTATGCCAAGATTCTGCAGCAGCAACAGCTCTTCTTGCAGCTTCAGATCAtcagccagcagcagcagcactacAACTACCACAccatcctgcctgcccctcccaA ACCTCCAGCAGAACAGCAGTCAGCCTCCACTTCTGGCCCTTCTCCCTCTCGGGGTGGACCCACCCCTGCACTGACGACATCTAGTGGGCCTCTCCGTCAGGCCCACCCCACCGTGGTGTTGCCTAAGCTGGGACCATTGCCCCCTAATTTGGATGACTTCAAG GTTGCTGAGCTGAAGCAGGAGCTGAAGATCCGGGGCCTGCCAGTATCGGGTACGAAGAACGACCTCCTTGAGAGACTGCGGAGCTTCCAGGAGCAGAAtggaggccccgccccttcagGGGGCACTACTGGGGTTGGTGCACCAAAATGCAGCCTACCGCAACAGCTATCCCAGCCCGTCGGGCCCTCCCCCATTCTGGGAGGGGCCACTGTCTTGCACCAatcgggaggaggaggagtggtGGTGGCGGCTGCTTTCCCGTTTGTGGCGGCCATCGCAGGAGGCGGAGCCGCACcggtgcccccaccccccatcatgAAGTTCGGCAGCACAAGCTCGTCACCACCCGAGTCTCCCGCCCCCTCTGACCGTTCACTGGCTGGGATGAGTCCAGATGAAACCAGCAGTAATGGAGATACATTTGGGGATACG GTCAGCTCCCCCCTGACGCAGTTGAACCTCCACTCCTCACCGCTGCCGCCCACCGTGATCAAGGACGAGGCCCCAGCAATGTGCCGCTTCTCCCGCTGTCCTCACACCCTGGACAAGGACCAGATGCTGCAGGAGAAGGACAAGCAGATCGAGGAGCTGACACGCATGCTGCAGCAGAAGCAACGGCTCGTGGAGACGCTGCGCTCGCAGCTGGAGCAGGGCAAGCAGGTGGGGGCGGAGCTGCAGGAGGTGCGAGTCAAACAGGAGCCCGATGAAGGTGTGGGGGAGACCACATGCTGTGCCTACGACTCGTACGTCCCCGACCTTAGCGAGGATGACACCATCCAGGTGACCATTAAGGAGGAGGTAGAGGATGACTTGGATGACATGCTGCCACAGGCAGACCTGCAGCTGGGATCGTTCGACCAGCCGGTCGTCCTGCCACTGACACAGCAGCCAATGGAAACCCAGCAGAGTAAGGTACCGCAGATGCTGCAGCCGATGGAGCCGCAGGCGCAGCGGTCAGTGGGACTGCAGCAGCGTCAGGCGCCACAAACACATCGGCCAGTGGAAATCCCGCGGCGTCAGGCGGCGCAGGCGCAGCAGCCAATGGAGATCCAGCAGCGTCAGACGACGCAGATGCGGCAGCCAGTCGAATTAGAGCACCAAAGGCAGCAGTGGCAGCAGGCACCTCAGGGGCGGCTGGTGCAGGATAGACCAGCGAGTGCGGcgcacaagaagaagaagaagaagaagaggagaCCTCTGGAGGTAGAGGTGCAGCAG GTGCTCCCTGTATTTGGGAGCCAGCAACCTGCCGTCTCTATGCCTGCCCCCTCCATCTCATTGGGCATCCTCAAGTCCCGCCCTCCCCCGACGCTGCTCAACAATAGCAACAGCAACCACTTCCTGGTTGCACTTGGCAGTCGCGGTAAAGACGGCCAGGAGGGGGCGCTGTCACAGAGCAAAGGCCCTGGAAATGTCAGTCTACAG AGAGTGCAGTCCACACCCACCAAACCCTCCAGCCAATCGCCTCCCGCGACTGACAGTAACGCCCAGTCCAAGTCACAGTTCCAGCCAGGCCTCAACCATCAGCTGGTGAAAAAG GGACTAAAGGTGGAGCTCCAGGTGTCCACCAACCAACGACAAGAGTCAAACAGCTCCCTCTCTGCTCCGCCCAACCTGCAGCCTTTCTTTCTCGGTAATGAGCCCGCCCCCTCTGATGATCCCGCCCCCTCTGATGAGCCCGCCCcctcacctccctcccacatg GTGGGTATGTCTTCCGGTCTCGACGGGCACGCCTTATTCGGACCCCTCTCCCCGGCTTTTAAGAAGCAGAGTCCCACGCCCCCACTGCACGACAAG GAGAACAACTCCAGTGAACAGATGGCTAACTTTTTTGACATCCTAATTGAGAGTGGAG AAATCCCTGCCAGCTTCAAAGACCCGGGGCTCTCCTGCCTTGACTCCAGGACCTTGCCCCCTTCACCTAGCCACTCCCCTCTACATTTCTCAGCACCTGTGCCCCTTGAGCCCCCAGTCTCTCAGCACCCTTTGGAAGGGGAACCTCAGGCACCTGTTTCTGCAGAACAGGAAGTGGCTGGCACAGGAAGTGGCCGTCTGGAGGACTTCCTGGAGAGCACCACTGGAAAGCCATTGCTGGGGGTGGAACCAGGAGGCCCGGTGACTTTGATTGACGACCTCCATAGCCAAATGCTGAGCACTTCCAGCATCTTGGACCACCCTCCTTCTCCTATGGACACATGTGAGCTCTCCTTCACCCCCCACTTTGGAGAGCCGGGCCTGGATGGCATGGATTGGCTGGACATCACCATGGGAGTGGGGGCCAGCGGGCTTTCGGGTGTGCCCCCCCTAGGATCTCATTCACCCCCCAGTGTGTTTTCAGCAGACTTCTTCGACAGTACTGACCTGCAGCTTAACTGGGACACTTGCTTGTAG
- the LOC125718069 gene encoding myocardin-related transcription factor A-like isoform X1 → MERANSGDVLTLRTGRTPRPPALSTMDPPLGVGASPSEGVSCAVAGSAPSPRSEAVTNEMQELSLQAGLSLLPLQERKNGLFLFCQDTMLDTNPLLRIDPAPLGVPRPIRDGPEKRAIRLDYERHACQSLREVLQLKLQQRRTREELVSQGIMPPLKSPAAFHEQRRSLERARTEDYLKRKIRSRPERSELVRMHILKESSAEPSLQARQLQLKRARLADDLNDKIAQRPGPMELIHKNILPVHSSVKQALLDFPKGATESSSFDDDSSDGFSPSQLGSQDSPLGSGSQPSPPDTLSLGVGDPSPTQAPLPAQPPPAPPVPPLQQKLTNGTATPPASRPSPLPVKAQGKTGSDRAAQRSKKPKDSKPKVKKLKYHQYIPPDQKVEREPPPQLDSSYAKILQQQQLFLQLQIISQQQQHYNYHTILPAPPKPPAEQQSASTSGPSPSRGGPTPALTTSSGPLRQAHPTVVLPKLGPLPPNLDDFKVAELKQELKIRGLPVSGTKNDLLERLRSFQEQNGGPAPSGGTTGVGAPKCSLPQQLSQPVGPSPILGGATVLHQSGGGGVVVAAAFPFVAAIAGGGAAPVPPPPIMKFGSTSSSPPESPAPSDRSLAGMSPDETSSNGDTFGDTVSSPLTQLNLHSSPLPPTVIKDEAPAMCRFSRCPHTLDKDQMLQEKDKQIEELTRMLQQKQRLVETLRSQLEQGKQVGAELQEVRVKQEPDEGVGETTCCAYDSYVPDLSEDDTIQVTIKEEVEDDLDDMLPQADLQLGSFDQPVVLPLTQQPMETQQSKVPQMLQPMEPQAQRSVGLQQRQAPQTHRPVEIPRRQAAQAQQPMEIQQRQTTQMRQPVELEHQRQQWQQAPQGRLVQDRPASAAHKKKKKKKRRPLEVEVQQVLPVFGSQQPAVSMPAPSISLGILKSRPPPTLLNNSNSNHFLVALGSRGKDGQEGALSQSKGPGNVSLQRVQSTPTKPSSQSPPATDSNAQSKSQFQPGLNHQLVKKGLKVELQVSTNQRQESNSSLSAPPNLQPFFLGNEPAPSDDPAPSDEPAPSPPSHMVGMSSGLDGHALFGPLSPAFKKQSPTPPLHDKENNSSEQMANFFDILIESGEIPASFKDPGLSCLDSRTLPPSPSHSPLHFSAPVPLEPPVSQHPLEGEPQAPVSAEQEVAGTGSGRLEDFLESTTGKPLLGVEPGGPVTLIDDLHSQMLSTSSILDHPPSPMDTCELSFTPHFGEPGLDGMDWLDITMGVGASGLSGVPPLGSHSPPSVFSADFFDSTDLQLNWDTCL, encoded by the exons GACTGGCAGAACCCCCCGGCCTCCCGCCCTGTCGACAATGGACCCCCCGCTGGGCGTAGGGGCCAGCCCCAGTGAGGGGGTGTCATGTGCAGTTGCTGGCTCCGCCCCCAGCCCACGGAGCGAGGCAGTGACCAATGAGATGCAGGAACTGTCACTTCAGGCAGGCCTGAGTCTGCTTCCACTGCAGGAGAGGAAGAACG GattatttttattctgtcaAGACACCATGCTGGACACCAACCCCCTGCTTCGCATTGACCCCGCCCCATTGGGAGTGCCACGGCCAATCAGAGACGGCCCTGAGAAGCGGGCCATCCGATTGGATTATGAGAGACATGCCTGTCAGAGTCTCAGGGAAG TCCTTCAGCTGAAGCTTCAGCAGCGACGGACTCGTGAAGAGCTGGTCAGCCAAGGGATTATGCCAC ccctaaaGAGTCCGGCTGCCTTTCACGAGCAGAGGAGGAGCCTGGAGAGAGCACGG actgaaGACTACCTGAAGAGGAAGATCCGGAGTAGACCTGAGCGATCAGAGCTGGTGAGGATGCACATCTTGAAAG AGTCGTCGGCTGAGCCCTCCCTGCAGGCCCGTCAGCTGCAGCTAAAGAGGGCGCGGCTCGCGGACGACCTCAACGACAAGATCGCACAGAGGCCTGGGCCCATGGAGCTAATCCACAAGAATATCCTGCCCGTGCACAGCAGTGTCAAGCAGGCCCTGCTCG ACTTCCCGAAGGGGGCGACGGAGAGCTCATCATTTGACGACGACAGCAGTGACGGCTTCTCGCCAAGCCAGCTGGGCAGCCAGGACTCGCCTCTGGGCTCTGGTTCCCAGCCCTCACCCCCGGACACGCTGAGCCTCGGGGTTGGTGACCCCTCCCCCACGCAG GCCCCACTCCCTGCCCAGCCTCCTCCTGCCCCACCGGTGCCCCCATTGCAGCAGAAGCTGACAAATGGAACTGCAACTCCCCCAGCCTCCCGGCCTTCACCCCTGCCAGTCAAG GCCCAGGGGAAAACCGGATCTGACCGGGCCGCTCAGCGCTCTAAGAAACCCAAGGACAGCAAGCCCAAAGTGAAGAAGCTGAAATACCACCAGTACATCCCCCCCGACCAGAAGGTGGAACGCGAGCCACCCCCCCAGCTGGACTCCTCCTATGCCAAGATTCTGCAGCAGCAACAGCTCTTCTTGCAGCTTCAGATCAtcagccagcagcagcagcactacAACTACCACAccatcctgcctgcccctcccaA ACCTCCAGCAGAACAGCAGTCAGCCTCCACTTCTGGCCCTTCTCCCTCTCGGGGTGGACCCACCCCTGCACTGACGACATCTAGTGGGCCTCTCCGTCAGGCCCACCCCACCGTGGTGTTGCCTAAGCTGGGACCATTGCCCCCTAATTTGGATGACTTCAAG GTTGCTGAGCTGAAGCAGGAGCTGAAGATCCGGGGCCTGCCAGTATCGGGTACGAAGAACGACCTCCTTGAGAGACTGCGGAGCTTCCAGGAGCAGAAtggaggccccgccccttcagGGGGCACTACTGGGGTTGGTGCACCAAAATGCAGCCTACCGCAACAGCTATCCCAGCCCGTCGGGCCCTCCCCCATTCTGGGAGGGGCCACTGTCTTGCACCAatcgggaggaggaggagtggtGGTGGCGGCTGCTTTCCCGTTTGTGGCGGCCATCGCAGGAGGCGGAGCCGCACcggtgcccccaccccccatcatgAAGTTCGGCAGCACAAGCTCGTCACCACCCGAGTCTCCCGCCCCCTCTGACCGTTCACTGGCTGGGATGAGTCCAGATGAAACCAGCAGTAATGGAGATACATTTGGGGATACG GTCAGCTCCCCCCTGACGCAGTTGAACCTCCACTCCTCACCGCTGCCGCCCACCGTGATCAAGGACGAGGCCCCAGCAATGTGCCGCTTCTCCCGCTGTCCTCACACCCTGGACAAGGACCAGATGCTGCAGGAGAAGGACAAGCAGATCGAGGAGCTGACACGCATGCTGCAGCAGAAGCAACGGCTCGTGGAGACGCTGCGCTCGCAGCTGGAGCAGGGCAAGCAGGTGGGGGCGGAGCTGCAGGAGGTGCGAGTCAAACAGGAGCCCGATGAAGGTGTGGGGGAGACCACATGCTGTGCCTACGACTCGTACGTCCCCGACCTTAGCGAGGATGACACCATCCAGGTGACCATTAAGGAGGAGGTAGAGGATGACTTGGATGACATGCTGCCACAGGCAGACCTGCAGCTGGGATCGTTCGACCAGCCGGTCGTCCTGCCACTGACACAGCAGCCAATGGAAACCCAGCAGAGTAAGGTACCGCAGATGCTGCAGCCGATGGAGCCGCAGGCGCAGCGGTCAGTGGGACTGCAGCAGCGTCAGGCGCCACAAACACATCGGCCAGTGGAAATCCCGCGGCGTCAGGCGGCGCAGGCGCAGCAGCCAATGGAGATCCAGCAGCGTCAGACGACGCAGATGCGGCAGCCAGTCGAATTAGAGCACCAAAGGCAGCAGTGGCAGCAGGCACCTCAGGGGCGGCTGGTGCAGGATAGACCAGCGAGTGCGGcgcacaagaagaagaagaagaagaagaggagaCCTCTGGAGGTAGAGGTGCAGCAG GTGCTCCCTGTATTTGGGAGCCAGCAACCTGCCGTCTCTATGCCTGCCCCCTCCATCTCATTGGGCATCCTCAAGTCCCGCCCTCCCCCGACGCTGCTCAACAATAGCAACAGCAACCACTTCCTGGTTGCACTTGGCAGTCGCGGTAAAGACGGCCAGGAGGGGGCGCTGTCACAGAGCAAAGGCCCTGGAAATGTCAGTCTACAG AGAGTGCAGTCCACACCCACCAAACCCTCCAGCCAATCGCCTCCCGCGACTGACAGTAACGCCCAGTCCAAGTCACAGTTCCAGCCAGGCCTCAACCATCAGCTGGTGAAAAAG GGACTAAAGGTGGAGCTCCAGGTGTCCACCAACCAACGACAAGAGTCAAACAGCTCCCTCTCTGCTCCGCCCAACCTGCAGCCTTTCTTTCTCGGTAATGAGCCCGCCCCCTCTGATGATCCCGCCCCCTCTGATGAGCCCGCCCcctcacctccctcccacatg GTGGGTATGTCTTCCGGTCTCGACGGGCACGCCTTATTCGGACCCCTCTCCCCGGCTTTTAAGAAGCAGAGTCCCACGCCCCCACTGCACGACAAG GAGAACAACTCCAGTGAACAGATGGCTAACTTTTTTGACATCCTAATTGAGAGTGGAG AAATCCCTGCCAGCTTCAAAGACCCGGGGCTCTCCTGCCTTGACTCCAGGACCTTGCCCCCTTCACCTAGCCACTCCCCTCTACATTTCTCAGCACCTGTGCCCCTTGAGCCCCCAGTCTCTCAGCACCCTTTGGAAGGGGAACCTCAGGCACCTGTTTCTGCAGAACAGGAAGTGGCTGGCACAGGAAGTGGCCGTCTGGAGGACTTCCTGGAGAGCACCACTGGAAAGCCATTGCTGGGGGTGGAACCAGGAGGCCCGGTGACTTTGATTGACGACCTCCATAGCCAAATGCTGAGCACTTCCAGCATCTTGGACCACCCTCCTTCTCCTATGGACACATGTGAGCTCTCCTTCACCCCCCACTTTGGAGAGCCGGGCCTGGATGGCATGGATTGGCTGGACATCACCATGGGAGTGGGGGCCAGCGGGCTTTCGGGTGTGCCCCCCCTAGGATCTCATTCACCCCCCAGTGTGTTTTCAGCAGACTTCTTCGACAGTACTGACCTGCAGCTTAACTGGGACACTTGCTTGTAG